The Anaerolineae bacterium genome segment TGAACATTCCATTCCCTTGGAGAATATCATCTATTTTGACAATGCTGCCAATATTGGCCGTATTTCCGCTGCCGCCCTTATCACTGGCGATTCTCCACTTCTCGGCCACAAAAAACTCGAAATCTTTAATGACTGAGGTAATGGAACGCAACTTGGATAATTCATAAGCCTTTGTTTCGTCAATATCCCTGATTTTTGCTCTTGAATAGATTATCCCCAAACAGAAATGGCCCAAGTAATCTTTGTAAGGAAACTGGATATTCTTTGAGCTTTCACGATTAATAAAATATTCACCATGAGAGCCAAGCGTAAAGCCATTGCAAAAACCGGGATAATCGGGAAGTTTATAGGTTGTTTTAAAATCAACGGCAAATTTTATCCGCTCATCGGTTACGCTCACAAACGATATGTCTGGGTAATAGTTTTGATGTTCAGCTAAAACAAGAGCGTATTTATGCTGTTCCGCAAAATCCAATATCTTCGGGAAAATATGGATTTCCAAAATCTTGGATACTATTTTGGTATCCGAGGAGATGGTGTAGATATTTTTGTAAACATCAATGAATCCTTTGATAGTCCATTGTCCATCTTCCGTTGACACATAAGTGCCCAAAGATTTAACGAAGGCCCGCAAGTTCTCCAGAATTTCTTGCTTCAGTTTTTCCGCCAGAGGTCTGTCC includes the following:
- a CDS encoding EcoRV family type II restriction endonuclease, translated to MDRPLAEKLKQEILENLRAFVKSLGTYVSTEDGQWTIKGFIDVYKNIYTISSDTKIVSKILEIHIFPKILDFAEQHKYALVLAEHQNYYPDISFVSVTDERIKFAVDFKTTYKLPDYPGFCNGFTLGSHGEYFINRESSKNIQFPYKDYLGHFCLGIIYSRAKIRDIDETKAYELSKLRSITSVIKDFEFFVAEKWRIASDKGGSGNTANIGSIVKIDDILQGNGMFSRLGEEWFDDYWMNYGKITITTGEGKTKKITSLSEFVKYRGGDANLIVPKASRRK